From the genome of Alosa alosa isolate M-15738 ecotype Scorff River chromosome 20, AALO_Geno_1.1, whole genome shotgun sequence, one region includes:
- the LOC125284777 gene encoding piggyBac transposable element-derived protein 4-like, translating to MPKRQTKAKHVEEPEDIDELEDIDEGEESNFSECDSADEQNFLAGKDPDFELNSDEDWVPQSKKTRAEDPVSEEVEPVAETSGTRRGNGAARSRGRDRGRGRGRGRGRSRGRQESGDAAEGEPWLGTDIQDTIPPQPTFRPVRTPGPQLISAQYTILQLFQLFITRSILETVVANTNKFGSRHHESEWHTITIQDMYSYLAMLIYMGLFTARAIPDHWRQSRLHSPAFPSIIISEQKFSLISTAIHMSDPDNDQVNNSRRGTPQYDRLTKIKPMYEEMREVCKANFHPYQHVSVDERMVASRASVSFRRFMKDKPTKWGFKLFVLTDSSNGYTWDFFVYDGKGHIGAGNGLSYDSVMELVSTQHLGTGYKLYVDHFYTSPKLFCDLLQKKVWACGTIRASRIGFPKNSPGGLDNRSPRGTIRWLRDDPILFVQWKDTQDVQMCSTLHTAHADETIERRVKGPDGKWTSQDLPVPPAVKDYNTHMGGVDLSNVLHKTKKWYRSLFYHFIDIGIVNAFVLHKELAAQRGERPMTQNAFREELILQLTDSGAPTTVPKSSNVSLSGMHLPKHTVGDSTESRTRCKHCHQKTPVRCEFCDVALCFVPSRNCFFDWHQQNIQQ from the exons atgccaAAGAGACAAACAAAAGCGAAACATGTTGAAGAACCCGAGGACATCGATGAATTGGAGGACATCgatgaaggagaagaaagcAATTTCTCGGAATGCGACTCCGCGGACGAACAGAACTTTTTAGCTGGGAAGGACCCTGATTTCGAGCT TAATAGCGATGAAGACTGGGTCCCGCAAAGCAAAAAAACAAGAGCTGAGGACCCTGTGTCTGAGGAAGTGGAGCCGGTGGCCGAGACAAGTGGGACAAGGAGAGGAAATGGTGCTGCAAGAAGCAGGGGGAGAGACCGAGGAAGGGGGAGAGGCAGGGGAAGAGGGCGCTCCCGTGGCAGACAGGAGAGCGGAGACGCAGCAGAGGGGGAACCATGGCTTGGAACGGACATCCAGGACACCATACCTCCACAGCCCACATTTCGCCCTGTGAGGACTCCTGGCCCCCAGCTGATCTCTGCACAGTATACAATATTACAACTCTTCCAGTTGTTCATAACACGCTCCATTTTGGAGACCGTGGTTGCCAACACAAACAAGTTTGGTTCGAGGCACCATGAATCCGAATGGCACACAATAACCATACAGGACATGTACTCATATCTTGCTATGCTCATATACATGGGCCTATTCACAGCCCGTGCCATCCCTGACCACTGGAGACAGTCAAGACTCCACAGCCCGGCCTTCCCCAGTATTATCATTTCAGAACAAAAATTCTCCCTCATTTCAACAGCCATCCACATGAGTGACCCTGACAATGACCAGGTGAACAACTCAAGGCGGGGCACCCCACAGTATGACCGACTCACCAAGATAAAGCCCATGTATGAAGAGATGCGGGAGGTCTGCAAGGCAAACTTTCACCCTTACCAACATGTGAGTGTTGACGAGAGGATGGTGGCTTCGAGAGCGAGCGTCAGCTTTCGCCGATTTATGAAGGACAAGCCGACCAAATGGGGCTTCAAACTGTTTGTCTTGACAGACTCCTCAAATGGCTATACCTGGGACTTTTTCGTTTATGATGGGAAAGGCCACATCGGTGCAGGGAATGGGCTGAGTTACGACTCCGTGATGGAGCTGGTTTCCACTCAGCACCTGGGAACAGGTTATAAGCTCTACGTGGATCATTTCTACACGAGCCCAAAACTGTTCTGCGACCTACTACAAAAGAAGGTGTGGGCCTGTGGGACCATCCGCGCCTCCCGGATTGGTTTCCCCAAGAACAGTCCAGGTGGCCTGGACAATCGTTCGCCCAGGGGCACCATCCGATGGCTGCGGGACGATCCCATCCTCTTTGTCCAGTGGAAGGACACACAGGATGTCCAGATGTGCTCTACCCTGCACACAGCCCATGCGGATGAAACGATAGAGAGAAGGGTGAAGGGGCCAGATGGGAAATGGACGAGCCAGGACTTGCCTGTCCCACCTGCTGTGAAGGACTATAATAC GCACATGGGTGGTGTCGATCTATCTAATGTCctgcacaaaacaaaaaagtggtACAGGTCACTGTTTTACCATTTCATTGACATTGGCATTGTCAACGCCTTTGTCCTTCACAAGGAGTTGGCAGCTCAAAGAGGCGAGAGGCCAATGACCCAGAATGCTTTTCGTGAGGAACTTATCCTTCAGCTCACCGACTCTGGAGCCCCCACCACTGTACCCAAATCGTCTAACGTATCTCTGAGTGGAATGcacctccccaaacacactgtTGGGGATTCCACTGAAAGTCGCACGAGGTGCAAGCACTGCCACCAGAAGACCCCGGTCCGCTGTGAATTCTGTGATGTGGCGTTGTGTTTTGTTCCATCAAGGAACTGCTTCTTCGACTGGCACCAACAGAACATCCAGCAATAG